In Quercus robur chromosome 11, dhQueRobu3.1, whole genome shotgun sequence, the following proteins share a genomic window:
- the LOC126707682 gene encoding lupeol synthase-like isoform X1, translating to MWKLKIAEGGPDLVSLNNFIGRQHWEFDPDAGTPEERAEVEKMREQFKKNRFHKKQSADLLMRMQLRKENPCGPIPPPVQVKETEVITEEAVITTLKRALSFFSSIQAHDGHWPAESAGPLFFLQPMVMALYITGGLNAMLSPAHQKEIIRYLYNHQNEDGGWGFHIEGHSTMFGTTLSYIALRLLGEGPEDGEDMAMARGRKWILDHGSLVAIPSWGKFWVTVLGVYEWSGCNPLPPEFWILPNFFPMHPGKMLCYCRLVYMPMSYLYGKRFVGPITGLIQSIRQELYNEPYHQINWNKARSTIAKEDLYYPHPLMQDMLWDFLHHVAEPILTRWPFSMLRKKAIKAAIGHVCYEDENTRYLCIGSVEKLLCLLARWVEDPNSEAYKLHLARLPDNYWVAEDGLKVQSFGCQMWDAGFAIQAILSCNLNEEYGSTLRKSHEFVKASQVRENPSGDFKAMYRHISKGAWTFSIQDHGWQVSDCTAEGLKVALLFSQMPQDLVGEKMETDRFYDAVNVILSLQSSNGGFPAWEPQRAYRWLEKFNPTEFFEDTLIEREYVECTSSVVQALALFRKFYPKHRRTEIDSSISNAIQYIENVQEPDGSWYGHWAICYTYGTWFAVGGLAACGRNYRNCPALRKTCEFLLSKQLPNGGWGESYLSSQNKVWTNIEGNRANLVQTAWALLSLIDAGQAEIDPTPIHRGVRVLINAQMEDGDFPQQEITGVFMRNCTLNYSSYRNIFPIWALGEYRRQVLFAQNLNA from the exons ATGTGGAAACTGAAGATAGCCGAAGGAGGGCCAGATTTGGTGAGTCTAAACAATTTCATTGGGCGGCAACACTGGGAATTCGACCCCGATGCTGGTACTCCAGAAGAGCGTGCTGAAGTTGAAAAAATGCGTGAGCAGTTTAAGAAAAACCGGTTTCATAAGAAACAAAGTGCTGATCTTTTGATGAGGATGCAg CTTAGAAAGGAGAACCCATGCGGGCCTATTCCACCACCAGTCCAAGTGAAAGAAACAGAGGTGATAACAGAGGAAGCAGTGATAACTACTCTGAAAAGAGCACTGAGCTTTTTTTCATCCATTCAAGCCCATGATGGCCACTGGCCTGCTGAATCTGCTGGCCCTCTGTTTTTCCTTCAACCCATG GTAATGGCATTGTACATCACGGGAGGTCTCAATGCTATGCTTTCACCAGCACACCAGAAGGAAATAATTCGATACTTGTATAATCACCAG AATGAAGACGGAGGTTGGGGCTTCCATATTGAAGGTCACAGTACAATGTTtggcacaactttgagctacaTTGCCTTAAGGCTACTTGGAGAGGGACCTGAAGATGGTGAAGACATGGCTATGGCTAGAGGACGGAAATGGATCCTTGACCATGGTAGTTTAGTAGCAATTCCATCATGGGGAAAGTTTTGGGTCACG GTACTAGGAGTATATGAGTGGTCAGGCTGCAATCCACTGCCCCCAGAATTCTGGATTCTTCCTAATTTCTTCCCTATGCATCCAG GCAAAATGTTATGCTACTGTCGCTTGGTTTACATGCCAATGTCTTATTTATATGGGAAGAGATTTGTCGGTCCAATCACCGGCTTGATTCAATCAATAAGACAAGAGTTATACAATGAGCCTTACCATCAAATTAACTGGAACAAAGCTCGGAGTACAATTGCTAAG GAGGATCTCTACTATCCGCATCCCCTCATGCAAGATATGCTATGGGATTTTCTTCACCATGTAGCTGAGCCTATCCTAACACGTTGGCCCTTTTCAATGTTGAGAAAGAAGGCAATAAAAGCTGCAATTGGTCATGTATGTTATGAGGATGAGAACACCAGATACTTGTGCATTGGAAGCGTAGAAAAG CTTTTATGTTTGCTTGCCCGTTGGGTTGAAGATCCAAATTCAGAGGCATACAAGCTTCATCTAGCCAGACTTCCAGACAACTATTGGGTTGCTGAAGATGGCTTAAAAGTTCAG AGTTTTGGCTGTCAGATGTGGGATGCGGGTTTTGCTATTCAAGCAATTCTCTCTTGTAATCTAAATGAAGAGTATGGGTCAACACTAAGGAAATCACATGAGTTTGTCAAGGCTTCACAG GTCCGGGAAAACCCTTCTGGTGACTTCAAAGCTATGTACCGACACATTAGCAAAGGAGCATGGACTTTCTCAATTCAGGACCATGGTTGGCAAGTCTCTGACTGCACAGCAGAAGGGCTAAAG GTTGCACTTTTGTTCTCACAAATGCCTCAAGACCTTGTTGGCGAAAAAATGGAGACAGACAGGTTCTATGATGCTGTGAATGTCATTCTTTCTCTACAA AGTAGCAATGGTGGTTTCCCAGCATGGGAGCCTCAAAGAGCTTATCGTTGGTTGGAG AAATTCAACCCCACAGAGTTCTTTGAAGATACTCTTATTGAGAGAGA GTATGTAGAATGTACTTCGTCAGTGGTTCAAGCCTTGGCACTCTTTAGGAAATTCTATCCCAAGCACCGAAGAACAGAGATAGACAGTAGCATTTCCAATGCAATTCAATACATTGAAAACGTACAAGAACCTGATGGATCATG GTATGGTCATTGGGCGATTTGCTACACCTATGGTACATGGTTTGCTGTAGGAGGATTGGCAGCTTGTGGAAGAAACTATAGAAATTGTCCTGCATTGCGCAAAACTTGTGAATTTTTGCTATCAAAGCAGCTACCTAATGGTGGATGGGGAGAGAGTTACCTATCAAGCCAAAACAAG GTGTGGACAAATATAGAAGGCAACCGTGCAAATTTGGTCCAAACCGCATGGGCGCTGTTATCACTTATTGATGCTGGGCAG GCCGAGATAGATCCAACACCAATTCATCGTGGAGTCAGAGTGCTGATCAATGCACAAATGGAAGATGGTGACTTCCCTCAACAG GAAATCACTGGAGTATTTATGAGGAACTGTACACTAAATTACTCTTCATATAGAAACATTTTTCCCATATGGGCTCTTGGGGAATATCGGAGGCAAGTTCTATTTGCACAAAACTTGAATGCATAA
- the LOC126707682 gene encoding lupeol synthase-like isoform X4 translates to MWKLKIAEGGPKLVSLNNFIGRQHWEFDPDAGTPEERAEVERMREEFKKNRFHKKQSADLLMRMQLRKENPCGPIPPPVQVKETEVITEEAVITTLKRALSFFSSIQAHDGHWPAESAGPLFFLQPMVMALYITGGLNAMLSPAHQKEIIRYLYNHQNEDGGWGFHIEGHSTMFGTTLSYIALRLLGEGPEDGEDMAMARGRKWILDHGSLVAIPSWGKFWVTVLGVYEWSGCNPLPPEFWILPNFFPMHPGKMLCYCRLVYMPMSYLYGKRFVGPITGLIQSIRQELYNEPYHQINWNKARSTIAKEDLYYPHPLMQDMLWDFLHHVAEPILTRWPFSMLRKKAIKAAIGHVCYEDENTRYLCIGSVEKLLCLLARWVEDPNSEAYKLHLARLPDNYWVAEDGLKVQSFGCQMWDAGFAIQAILSCNLNEEYGSTLRKSHEFVKASQVRENPSGDFKAMYRHISKGAWTFSIQDHGWQVSDCTAEGLKVALLFSQMPQDLVGEKMETDRFYDAVNVILSLQSSNGGFPAWEPQRAYRWLEKFNPTEFFEDTLIEREYVECTSSVVQALALFRKFYPKHRRTEIDSSISNAIQYIENVQEPDGSWYGHWAICYTYGTWFAVGGLAACGRNYRNCPALRKTCEFLLSKQLPNGGWGESYLSSQNKVWTNIEGNRANLVQTAWALLSLIDAGQAEIDPTPIHRGVRVLINAQMEDGDFPQQEITGVFMRNCTLNYSSYRNIFPIWALGEYRRQVLFAQNLNA, encoded by the exons CTTAGAAAGGAGAACCCATGCGGGCCTATTCCACCACCAGTCCAAGTGAAAGAAACAGAGGTGATAACAGAGGAAGCAGTGATAACTACTCTGAAAAGAGCACTGAGCTTTTTTTCATCCATTCAAGCCCATGATGGCCACTGGCCTGCTGAATCTGCTGGCCCTCTGTTTTTCCTTCAACCCATG GTAATGGCATTGTACATCACGGGAGGTCTCAATGCTATGCTTTCACCAGCACACCAGAAGGAAATAATTCGATACTTGTATAATCACCAG AATGAAGACGGAGGTTGGGGCTTCCATATTGAAGGTCACAGTACAATGTTtggcacaactttgagctacaTTGCCTTAAGGCTACTTGGAGAGGGACCTGAAGATGGTGAAGACATGGCTATGGCTAGAGGACGGAAATGGATCCTTGACCATGGTAGTTTAGTAGCAATTCCATCATGGGGAAAGTTTTGGGTCACG GTACTAGGAGTATATGAGTGGTCAGGCTGCAATCCACTGCCCCCAGAATTCTGGATTCTTCCTAATTTCTTCCCTATGCATCCAG GCAAAATGTTATGCTACTGTCGCTTGGTTTACATGCCAATGTCTTATTTATATGGGAAGAGATTTGTCGGTCCAATCACCGGCTTGATTCAATCAATAAGACAAGAGTTATACAATGAGCCTTACCATCAAATTAACTGGAACAAAGCTCGGAGTACAATTGCTAAG GAGGATCTCTACTATCCGCATCCCCTCATGCAAGATATGCTATGGGATTTTCTTCACCATGTAGCTGAGCCTATCCTAACACGTTGGCCCTTTTCAATGTTGAGAAAGAAGGCAATAAAAGCTGCAATTGGTCATGTATGTTATGAGGATGAGAACACCAGATACTTGTGCATTGGAAGCGTAGAAAAG CTTTTATGTTTGCTTGCCCGTTGGGTTGAAGATCCAAATTCAGAGGCATACAAGCTTCATCTAGCCAGACTTCCAGACAACTATTGGGTTGCTGAAGATGGCTTAAAAGTTCAG AGTTTTGGCTGTCAGATGTGGGATGCGGGTTTTGCTATTCAAGCAATTCTCTCTTGTAATCTAAATGAAGAGTATGGGTCAACACTAAGGAAATCACATGAGTTTGTCAAGGCTTCACAG GTCCGGGAAAACCCTTCTGGTGACTTCAAAGCTATGTACCGACACATTAGCAAAGGAGCATGGACTTTCTCAATTCAGGACCATGGTTGGCAAGTCTCTGACTGCACAGCAGAAGGGCTAAAG GTTGCACTTTTGTTCTCACAAATGCCTCAAGACCTTGTTGGCGAAAAAATGGAGACAGACAGGTTCTATGATGCTGTGAATGTCATTCTTTCTCTACAA AGTAGCAATGGTGGTTTCCCAGCATGGGAGCCTCAAAGAGCTTATCGTTGGTTGGAG AAATTCAACCCCACAGAGTTCTTTGAAGATACTCTTATTGAGAGAGA GTATGTAGAATGTACTTCGTCAGTGGTTCAAGCCTTGGCACTCTTTAGGAAATTCTATCCCAAGCACCGAAGAACAGAGATAGACAGTAGCATTTCCAATGCAATTCAATACATTGAAAACGTACAAGAACCTGATGGATCATG GTATGGTCATTGGGCGATTTGCTACACCTATGGTACATGGTTTGCTGTAGGAGGATTGGCAGCTTGTGGAAGAAACTATAGAAATTGTCCTGCATTGCGCAAAACTTGTGAATTTTTGCTATCAAAGCAGCTACCTAATGGTGGATGGGGAGAGAGTTACCTATCAAGCCAAAACAAG GTGTGGACAAATATAGAAGGCAACCGTGCAAATTTGGTCCAAACCGCATGGGCGCTGTTATCACTTATTGATGCTGGGCAG GCCGAGATAGATCCAACACCAATTCATCGTGGAGTCAGAGTGCTGATCAATGCACAAATGGAAGATGGTGACTTCCCTCAACAG GAAATCACTGGAGTATTTATGAGGAACTGTACACTAAATTACTCTTCATATAGAAACATTTTTCCCATATGGGCTCTTGGGGAATATCGGAGGCAAGTTCTATTTGCACAAAACTTGAATGCATAA